CGCGGAAGGCGGCCCGTCGGTACAGCGCGAGCGCCGGGGTGTTGTCCGCCTCGACGTAGAGGTCGACCTCGTCGTGGCCGCGCTCGGCGAGCAGGTCGAGGCCGGCCGCGAGGAGCGCGGATCCGAGTCCGCGGGCGGCCCGGTCGGGATCCACGCCCAGCACGTACACCTCCGCCTGGCCGCCATCGACCTTGAGCCAGTGGAAGCCGGCGAGCCGGCCGTCCGCGTCACGGGCGAGGAGCAGCGATGCCGGGTCGAACCACGCCTCGGCGACGCGGTCGTCGAGGTCGCCGCGGGTCATGCGGCCCTGCTCGGGGTGGCTGGCGAAGGCGCGCGCGTTCAGCGCGACCCAGTCGTCGGCGTCGTCTGCGGTGAAGGAGGAGAGCGCGACGCCCGCGGGCATCTGGCGTTCGCCGAGGCCCGTGCGCGCCTCGGCGACCGACGCGCGCAGCTGCAGGAGCTCGCGGGCCCGGTCGAGGCCGGTCGCGTCGGCGAGGGCGCGGGCCGCGGGGTGGTCGCCGTGCGCCCACACCGAGACGGGGGAGCCCGCGGCCTCCGCGAGCACGGCGTCGAGGAGCGCGCGGCCGACGCCCCGGCGGCGGTGGGCCGGATCCACGACGAGCTCGGCCTCGATCCCGGCATCGCCGTGCGCGACCACGGCCGCGCCGAGCGGGTCGTCGTCCGTGCCGTGGGCGAGGAGGAGGGTCGGGCCGCCGTCCGCGCCGAGCGTGAGGCGGGTCTGCTCGTTGAAGGGGGCGACGCCGTCGTCCGCGCGTGCGCGGTCGGCGAGCGCGAGGATCCCGCGGACGGCGTCGGGGGCGGGCTCGACATGGGCGACGCGCGGAGCGTCAGGCTCCGGCGGGGGCGGGAACGCGCTCACTGTCCTCCTCGTACACGTTGAAGCGGTAGCCGACGTTGCGCACGGTGCCGATGAGCGACTCGAGGTCGCCGAGCTTGGCCCGCAGGCGCCGCACGTGCACGTCGACCGTGCGGGTGCCGCCGAAGTAGTCGTAGCCCCACACCTCGCTGAGCAGCTGCTCGCGCGTGAAGACCCGCGACGGGTGGCTCGCGAAGAAGCGCAGCAGCTCGAACTCCTTGAACGTGAGGTCGAGCGGCTTGCCGTGCACCTTGGCGGAGTAGCTGGCCTCGTCGATGACCACGCCGGACGCCTGGATCTTGCTGCCCGTGTGCTCGAGGGCCGCGCGGCCGATGACGAGGCGCACGCGCGCGTCGACCTCGGCGGGGCCGGCCGAGTCGAGGATCACGTCGGTCGCGCCCCAGTCGGCGCTCACCGCCGTGAGGCCGCCCTCGGTGAGCACGAGGATGAGCGGCGTGCCGCCGCCCGTGGTGGTGAGGATCTTGCAGAGCGACTTGGCGCTGGCGAGGTCGCGACGGGCGTCGACCAGGACGAGGTCGGCCGCGGGGGCGTTCACCAGGCTCGCGGCATCGGCCTGGATGTGCCGCGTTCGGTGGCTGAGGAGCCCGAGCGCCGGGAGCACGTCGGTGTCCGCGGACGAGGTCAGGATCAACAGCTGGGCCACAGGGATCCTCCATGGATGAATTGCCCCCATGATACGTGGGGCAGGATTGCGGGGTGACCTCCCCCCTGCGCAGCCTCGTCCCCGTCTGGCTGGCCGCCGCCGTCGGCGCGGTCGTGGTGGCGATCGCGGTCGGCCCCGACGCGGCACCACGGTGGTTCCCGCTCGTGCTCGCCGTATGCGTCATCGCGACCTTCGTGATCCAGCTGGCGCTGCCCCGCAAGACCGGCTTCGTCGACCGCGCCGTCGGCAGCGTCGTCGGCGCCGTGCTCGTGCTCGCGGTCGCCACGGCCGTCGTGCTCCTGGTGCCCGTCGCCGCGTAGACCGGCCGGCCGGATCGGCCCGCCCGTGGGGTAGATTGAGGCCATGTCGTCGCTGCTTGCTCTGGAACTCTTCTTCACCGGACTGCTGGTCCTGGCGAGCCTCTCCATCGGCTGGGTGTCGCTCGTCGTGGTCTACAACCTCTTCCGCGGCCAGCGCTGACCGCGCGCCGCATGATCGAGATCCCGACCGGCCTGCCCGCCGAGCTCGTCCCCCTGTCTTGGCTCCTCGGCGTCTGGGAGGGCTCCGGCGTCGTCGAGTACGCCGTCGGCGACGAGACGGTCCGCCGCGAGTTCGGCCAGCGCATCAGCTTCAGCCACGACGGACTGCCGCACCTCAACTACTCCTCGTACGCGTGGATCGAGGGCGATGACGGCCCGGTGCCGTTCGTCACCGAGACCGGCTACTGGCGGCTGCGGCGCCGCGTCACCGACGGCGACCCGGGCCCGGCGATGCTGCCGCCCACCGACGAGCGCCCGTTCACCACGGCCGAGGAGGTCGAGACGCTCTGCAACGCGGACGGCGGCTTCGATGTCGAGGTCGCGCTCGTCCACCCCGGCGGAGTCAGCGAGCTCTACGTGGGACAGGTGAAGAGCGCGCGCATCGACCTCGCGACCGACGCGGTCCTGCGCACCGAGGGAGCGAAGTCGTACACGGGCGCGACCCGGCTCTACGGGTTCGTCGAGCGCGACCTGCTCTGGGCGTGGGACATCGCGGCGCTCGGCCAGCCGCTGCGCACGCACGCCTCCGGGCGGGTGTCGCATGTCGACTGAGCCGGATCCCGCCGTCGCCCGCTCGCCCTTCCTCGACCTGCCCGGCGCCGTCGCCGCGGATGGACCGGACGCCGGCGTGCCCGCGCACCTCGGATCCCTCGTGCAGGAGCAGCGTGCGCTCGCCGCGGGCACGGCGATAGTCGACCTGTCGCACCGCGCCGTCCTCTCCGTGACGGGGGAGGACCGGCTGACCTGGCTCGACTCCATCACCAGCCAGTCGCTCCGCGGCCTCGCGCCCGGCGACTCCGCCGAGACGCTCTTCCTCGACCAGAACGGCCGCCTCGAGCATGCGGTCGGTGTGCTCGACGACGGCGTCAGCACGTGGCTCCTGCTGGGTGCAGGAGATGCGGCGTCCCTGCTCGCCTACCTGCAGCGGATGCGCTTCATGCTCCGGGTCGAGCCCGCGGATCGCACGGCCGAGATGGCCGTCATCGGCACGCTGGGCGAGCCCGACCTCCCTGTCGCGGCCCCTGCCGGCGTGCCGCTCGTGTGGCGGGATCCGTGGGCGCACGTCGTCCCCGGCGGCCACCAGTACGCGGCGGCCGCGTCGCACCCGGGCGAGGGCTGGACGTGGAGCGAGCGCCTCGTGCCGCGCTCCGAGCTGCCGGGCGTCGCCGCGCGGGCCGCGTCCGGCGACCTTCCGGTCGCGGGCGTCCTCGCGGCGGAGGCCCTGCGGATCGCCGCGTGGCGCCCGCGCTTCGCGACCGAGGTCGACGACCGCACCATCCCGCACGAGCTCGACTGGCTGCGGAGCGCCGTGCACCTCAGCAAGGGCTGCTACCGCGGCCAGGAGACGGTCGCCAAAGTGCACAACCTCGGCCGACCGCCGCGCCGCCTCGTCCTGCTGCAGCTCGACGGGTCGGACGCGGTGCTGCCCGGCGCCGGATCCGAGGTGCGGCTCCCCGCCGCCGACGACGGCGCCCCGGGCGAGGTCGTCGGATCCGTCACCTCAAGCGCGCTGCACCACGAGCTCGGCCCGGTCGCGCTCGCGGTCGTGCGCCGCAACGTCGATCCCGCCCTCCAGCTCGAGGTCGTCGCCGACGACGTGCGCGTGCAGGCCATGCAGGACGTGATCGTGCCCACCGACGCCGGCCGATCCGCCGACGTCCCCCGCCTCCCTCGGCTCGGTGCGGTCCGCCGCTGAGCGCGCGCGGGAGCGCTCGGCCCGTGCCGCCCGCACCCTGAGGCACCGGGCGGATCCGCGCGCCGCGCTCCTGCGCCTGTGGGGATCCGCGCCCGCCGCCCTGCAGATCGCCATCGCCGCGACGGGCGGCTGGGCCTTCGCGCACCACGTGCTCGGCCACGACACCCCGCTCCTCGCGACCACCGTCACCATCACGAGCCTCGGCTTCGTCCGCGACGCCCGGCCGGTCCGGGTGCTCGAGACCGCCATCGGCATGACCGTCGGGATCACGCTCAGCGAGGTGCTCCTGCTCGGCATCGGGCGCGGTGCCTGGCAGCTGTTCGTCATCATCCTGGCGACGCTGCTCGTGGCGCGGTTGCTGTCGTCGAACGCCGCGTTCGCTGTCGCCGCCGGGGTGCAGGCCGTGCTCGTCGCCCTCCTGCCCGCGCCGCCGGGCGGGGTGTTCGTGCGCAGCGTGGACGGGCTCGTGGGCGGGGCGGTGGCGCTGCTCGCCACCGCGCTCATCCCGCGGGATCCGCGCAGGCAGGCCCTCCGCGAGGCCCGCCGCGTGTTCTCCGAGTGCTCGTACGCGCTCACCTCGCTCGTCACGGCGCTGCGGCTCGGCGACGCGACCGCCGCCGACCGCGCGCTCGACCGGCTCCGGCGCACGCAGCCGCTCATCGACGCGTGGAGCGCCGCGGCCGACTCGGCCCTCTCCATCGCGCGGATCTCGCCGTTCCTCCGCCGCCACGTGCCGGAGCTGCGCGAGCAGCGGCGCGTGCTCGACGGCATGGACCTCGCGGTGCGGAACCTGCGCGTGATCTCGCGGCGCATCGACTTCCTGGTCGTCGACGGGGTCCGCCGGCCGATGCTCGCGGAGCTGCTCGCGACCGTCTCGAACGGCGTGAACCTCCTCGGCCAGAGCCTCGCGGATCCGTCGGCCGCGCCCCTCGCCCAGCAGAACCTCGTGCTCGTGGCGGTGCGGCTGGATCCGCGCGAGCTCATCCCCGGCGCCCCCGTCGGCGAGGTGATGCTCGTGATGCTCCTCCGCCCCCTGCTCGTCGACCTCCAGGTCGCGTCGGGCATCGACGCGGACACGGCTCGACGGGCGCTGCCGGAGGTCTGAGCCGCGCTGCCGCTGCGGGTGTGCACAGACGGGCAGTCGGACGTCCGCCGGACGGTACGGTCACCCCGGTCACCCCGGTCACCCCGGTCACCCCGGTCACCCCGGTCACCCCGGTCACCCCGGTCACCCCGGTCACCCCGGTCACCCCGGTCACCCCGGTCACCCCGGTCACCCCGGTCACCCCGGTCACCCCGGTCACCCCGGTCACCCCGGTCACCCCGGTCACCCCGGTCACCCCGGTCACCCCGGTCACCCCGGTCACCCCGGTCACCCCGGTCACCCCGGTCACCCCGGTCACCCCGGTCACCCCGGTCACCCCGGTCACCCCGGTCACCCCGGTCACCCCGGTCACCCCGGTCACCCCGGTCACCCCGGTCACCCCGGTCACCCCGGTCACCCCGGTCACCCCGGTCACCCCGGTCACCCCGGTCACCCCGGTCACCCCGGTCACCCCGGTCACCCCGGTCACCCCGGTCACCCCGGTCACCCCGGTCACCCCGGTCACCCCGGTCACCCCGGTCACCCCGGTCACCCCGGTCACCCCGGTCACCCCGGTCACCCCGGTCACCCCGGTCACCCCGGTCACCCCGGTCACCCCGGTCACCCCGATCACCCCGATCGCAGGTACGCCGTCCGCGCGGACTCCTCCGTGCCGACGCCCCGCGCGCCGCTCGTGCGTCGTGACGACCCTCCGACAGCGCGGCGGGCACCTCCCTCCACGCCCCGCCGGACACGACAGGACACCATGCGCATCACGAGACCCACGATCATCTGCACGCTGGCGGTGGTCGCGCTCGCCGCGGCCATGGCCGCCCCCGCCCCCGCCCAGGCGGCGGCCGCGCCGTACCGCGTCGAGGCCGCGGCGCCCAAGGGCCAGGTCGCCGTGGAGGAGGTCACGGTCGTCCTCGTCGACCCGCAGGGCGTCGCGCCGGACTACACGCGGGAGGACGTCGCGTCGAACCTCGCCAAGGTCGACGCGTACTACGCGAACGAGACCGGCGGCCGCGTGCGCGTCCACGCCACCTCGATCAGCGACTGGCAGGTCCCCGACGACCCGGGCGTGCGATGCGACGACTTCGCCTCGGTGAACGCGTTCGCTCAGCGGTACTCGGGCTTCACCCCCGGACCGGACGCGCACCTCATGGCGATGGTGCCGCACGACGACGCATGCGCGCAGTTCTCCAACGGGTCGGAGGGCGAGGGCGTGAACGACGGCGGGTTCGTGTTCATCGGACAGGACCTCCCCACCACCCTCGCGCACGAGCTCGGCCACAACATGTCGCTGTTCCACGCGTCGTCGGTGCGGTGCTCCGACTCGTGGGACTACGACGAGCGCGCCATGCCCGCCTCCTGCACGCGATCGGAGTACGGGAACGACGCCGACCTGATGGGCAACGCGTACACGTTCCTGCCGTTCACCGCGGGGACGCTCGACCGGCTCGGGCTCATCTCGCACCGCGTCGTGCCCACGTGCGGAGCCACCAGGCGCATCGACATCCAGACCATGTCGAGCGGCTTCGACGCGCAGCGGATCGTCTCCTGGGCGGACCCGGAGGATCCGTCGGTGAGCTGGTTCGTGCAGTACCGGGACGTCGTCGACGGGCAGGAGTACGCGGCCGTCGACGACTCGCCGTACGCGGACAGGGACATCCGGCCGTCGGGCGTGCAGCTGTCGCGCACCGATCCGCTGTACCCGGAGGCCACGTCCATCGCCGTCCGGCCGGGCGACACGTCGGTGACGGCCCAGCGGCTCGTGCCGGGCGACGAGGCGGACCTGCGGCACGGCATGTCGGTGAGCGTCGTGGGCATGGACGAGGACGCGCACCTCGCGACGGTCGACGTGACCGTGCCCTGCGGCGCCGGCGGCCGGACGGTCGAGCCGACGCGGTCCGATGCGCGGTCGATCCCCTCCGGCGCCATCATGCAGCAGGCGCCGGGCATGCCGTCGATGCTGGGCGAGCCGTCAGGGCGGCCGGGCGCGGCGGCGATGCCGGGCATGCCCGCGATGCCCGCGATGCCGGGCATGTCCGCGATGTCGGACATCGATCACGCCGCCATGGGCATGCAGCCTCCGGGAGCGGCCACCATCTCGGTCCCCGGACCCCGGTGGAACGTCGCGCGGATCCTCCGCGCCTCCTGACGCGACGGGATCGAGCGGCCCGACCGGCCCGACCTCGCCTCAGGGCCGGTCGGGCTGCGGCGCCACCGCCGACCACGGCACCGTCAGCTCCCCGAGCCGCCAGCGCGCGTGCCCGCCCTCGACGGGCACGCCCGCGTCGCGCATCCGCCGCACCGCGCCCAGCCACTGCTGCCGGGGACCGTAGACGCCGAGCGGCGCGCTGAGGATCCAGCTGCGGTCGAGGAGGGCGAGCACCTCGTGCACGCGCTCGCCGGGGACGTTGCGGTGGATGAGCGCCTTCGGCAGCCGCTCGGCGACGATCGAGGGCAGCTCCAGCCCCGCCAGGCGCAGCGAGACGGTGAGGCTGCGCGGCCCGTCCTCGCGCACGTCGACCCAGCTCGCGACCCGGCCGATCTCGTCGCACGTGCCCTCCACCACGGATCCGCCGGGGGCGAGCCGGGCCGCCATGCGCGCCCACGCCGCGGGCACGTCCGCCTCGTCGTACTGCCGCAGCACGTTGAAGGCGCGGATCACCGTGGCGCGCTCGCCGCCGGGCAGCGGCACCTCGAACCCGCCGCGGACGAAGGAGATCCGCTCCCGTGCGGAGGCATCGGGCCACGCGGCGAGCTGCTCGCGGGCGCGGGCGACGCGTCCCGGCTCGATCTCGATGCCCACGACGCGCACGTCGGGCCGCGTCGCGCGCAGCCGCCGGTGCATCTCGAGCGCCGTGATCCCGCTCGCGCCGTAGCCGAGGTCGACCACCAGCGGCGCGTCCGCGGTGCGCAGCGAGTCGAGGGTCGCGATCCACCTGTCCACGCGCCGGAGGCGGTTCGTGTTGGTCGTCCCGCGCGTCACGGAACCGACGGGGGAGGCGGGGACCGGCATGGGATCAGTCTCCCATCGCTCGATAGGCTGATCGCATGGCTGAACCCCGCACCCTCGTGCTGTTGCGTCACGGCAACAGCGACTGGAACCAGAAGAACCTGTTCACCGGATGGGTGGACGTCGAGCTGAGCGAGCAGGGTGTCGCGGAGGGGCAGCGCGCCGGCGAGCTCCTCGCCGAGTCCGGCATCCTCCCCGACGTACTGCACACCTCCGTCCTCATCCGCGCCATCGACACCGCCAACATCGCGCTCAAGCGCGCCGGCCGCTCGTGGATCCCCGTCCAGCGCACCTGGCGCCTCAACGAGCGCCACTACGGCGCGCTGCAGGGCAAGGACAAGGCCCAGACCCTCGCCGAGTACGGCCCCGAGCAGTTCGCCACCTGGCGCCGCTCGTTCGACGTGCCGCCGCCCCCCATCGCCGACGACGACGAGTACTCGCAGTCGGCCGACCCCCGCTACGCCGACCTCGGCGACACGCTGCCCCGCACCGAGTGTCTCAAGGACGTCATCGAGCGGATGCTGCCGTACTGGGAGTCCGACATCCAGCCCGACCTCGCCTCCGGCCGCACCGTGCTCGTCACGGCGCACGGCAACTCGCTGCGTGCGCTCGTCAAGCACCTCGACGGGATCTCCGACGCGGACATCGCGGAGCTCAACATCCCGACCGGCATCCCGCTCGTCTACCGCCTCGACGAGGACTTCCGCCCGATCGTCCCCGGCGGCGAGTACCTCGACCCGGAGGCCGCCGCCGCAGGCGCTGCGGCCGTGGCCGCGCAGGGCTCCAAGAAGTAGCCCTCCCGCCCGAACGGACGACGAGAGCCCGACCGGATCATCCGGTCGGGCTCTCGTCATCGCTGCGGGTCGTGGCCCGCCGCGGGATCAGGCGTCGGCCTGTACCCAGTCGCCGGTCGCGAGGTACTGCACGGTCTTCGCGATGGACACCGCGTGGTCGGCGAAGCGCTCGTGGTAGCGGCTGGCGAGCGTGGAGTCGACCGTGTCCACGGCCGCGCCCTTCCAGGTCTCGCCGAGCACCTTGTCGAAGACGCTGAGGTGCAGCTCGTCGATGCGGTCGTCGTCGTTGCGGATCTCCTCGGCGAGCTTCGCGTCCTCGGTCGTGAGGAGGTCCGTGAGCTTGCGGGCGATCGCCACGTCGAGCTGACCGAGCTCGAGGAACGTCGGGCGCAGCGACTTCGGGACCACCTTGTCCGGGAAGCGGTAGCGCGACAGCTGCGCGATGTGCTCGGCCAGGTCACCCATCCGCTCGAGCGACGCGCTGATGCGCAGCGCGCTGACGACGATGCGCAGGTCGCGCGCGACGGGCTGCTGGCGGGCGAGGATGTTGATCGCCAGTTCGTCGAGGCTCGTGGCGAGCTCGTCGATACGGCGGTCCTGCTCGATGACGGTCTCGGCGAGGCTGACGTTCGACTCGTTGAACGCGCGGGTCGCGTTCTCGATGGAGATGGCGACGAGCGCGGAGATCTCGATGAGACGCTCCTGGACCTCGTGGAGCTCCTGCTGGAACACTTCGCGCATGGGGGACGTCCTTTCAGGCCGCCCCGCTGCGAGGGGCGGGGTGGTTCTCGGGCAGAGCGGGCCCTGGTGGCGGGCCCACGTCCTCCGACTCTGGTCATGCGAGGTTAACGCACGGTGCCGACGAGCTGAATTCGCGGCCCCGTGGGGCCTCTGCGGCGGTCGGACGGCCGGGAGACCCCGATGCCGTCTCCTAGTGTGGGCGCATGGACACCGGTGCGTTGGTGCTCGTCTGCCTCCTCATCGGATTGGCGGTCGGCGCGGGATTCGTGTGGCTGCTGCACCACGCGGCGGACCGCGGCGACCGCGCCGTCGAGATCACGAACCCGGTGGTCCCCGACGGCGTCGACGAGGTGCTCGAGGCGCTCGAGTCGGCGGGCATCGTGCTCGACCCGTCCAACAACGTGATGAAGGCGTCGCCCGGCGCCATCTCCTCCGGCCTCGTCTTCCACCAAGCGCTCGTGCATCCCGAGCTCGTCACGATGGTCGACCGCGTGCGCCGATCCGGTGAGCCGCTGGCGGAGGAGGTGTCGCTCGCACGCGGGCCCTTCGGCGCTGCGGAGTTCCAGATGCACGTCCGCGTCGCCCGGCTCGGCACCCGCTATGTCCTGCTCCTCGCGCAGGACCGCACCGAGTCGCACCGGCTCGACCAGGTGCGCCGCGACTTCGTGGCGAACATCAGCCACGAGCTGAAGACGCCCATCGGCGCGGTCGGGCTCCTCGCGGAGGCGCTCGACTCCTGCGCCGACGACGCCGTCCAGGTGCGGCGGTTCGCGGCCCGGCTCACCACGGAGTCGGCCCGGCTGGCGCGCATCACGCAGGAGATCATCGAGCTGTCGCGGCTCGAGGCGGCCAACGCGCTGGAGAAGGCGGAGCCCGTCGACGTCGACCACGTGATCAGCGTCGCGCTCGACCAGGTGCGGCTCGGGGCGGAGCTCCGCGGGATCGAGCTCGCCCGGGGCAAGCGGTCGCGCTCCACCGTCTACGGCGACGAGGCCCTCCTCGTGGTCGCGGTCGCCAACCTCCTGAGCAACGCCGTGAACTACTCGCCCGACGGATCCCGCGTCGGCATCGGCGTCATGGTCGACGACGGCGCCGTCGAGGTCGTGGTCGCCGACCAGGGCATCGGCATCCCGGAGGACGAGCAGAGCCGGATCTTCGAGCGCTTCTTCCGCGTCGACCAGGCCCGCGCCCGCGACACCGGCGGCACGGGACTCGGGCTCAGCATCGTCAAGCACGTCGTGCAGAATCATGGCGGCGACGTACGTGTCTGGTCCCGTCCTGGCCGCGGCTCGACCTTCACCATCCGCCTCCCCGAGGCATCGCAGACCCCGGCGCTCGCCGGTACGGACATCGGAGAACCCACGTGACACGCATCATGCTCGTCGAGGACGAGGCGTCGCTCAGCGAGCCGCTCGCCTTCCTGCTCCAGCGCGAGGGATACGAGGTGGACGTCGTCGAGGACGGCCCCGCCGCGGTGGCCGCGTTCGAGAAGGACGGCACCGACCTCATCCTTCTCGACCTCATGCTCCCCGGCCTCCCCGGCACCGAGGTGTGCCGGGAGATCCGCACGCGCTCGGCCGTGCCGATCATCATGCTCACCGCCAAGGACTCCGAGGTGGACATCGTGGTGGGCCTCGAGCTGGGCGCCGACGACTACGTGACCAAGCCGTACTCGACGCGGGAGCTGCTGGCCCGGATCCGCGCGGTGCTCCGCCGCCGCGTCGAGGTCGACGACGAGCCGCTCAACGTGCTCGAGGTCGGCTCCGTGCGCATGGACGTGGAGCGGCACACGGTCGAGGTCGACGGCCGTGAGATCGCGATGCCGCTGAAGGAGTTCGAGCTGCTCGAGCTGCTGCTGCGGAACGCGGGGCGCGTCCTCACGCGCGGCCAGCTCATCGACCGGGTGTGGGGGTCCGACTACTTCGGCGACACCAAGACGCTCGACGTGCACATCAAGCGGATCCGCTCCAAGATCGAGCGCGAGCCGTCCGACCCCGTGCTCCTCGTGACCGTCCGCGGGCTGGGCTACCGCTTCGAGGCGTAGGCCGCCGACCGGCCGGCATGACAAAGGCCCCGTCCCCCTGGGGGGGGCGGCCTTCGTCGCGAGAGGCCGCGAGCGCGACCGGCGGACTAGTTCGTGCTGTCCTCGAGGCCCTCGTCGCCCTCGGTGGTGCCGGGCGTCGTGGTGACCTTCGTGTCCGGGGTGGAACCGGTCTCGCCGGGCACCAGGTTCGTGTACGTCTCCTGGTCGCCATTGAGCACGGGGACGTCCATCTCGACGCCCTCGGCGT
This window of the Clavibacter sepedonicus genome carries:
- the mshD gene encoding mycothiol synthase, which gives rise to MSAFPPPPEPDAPRVAHVEPAPDAVRGILALADRARADDGVAPFNEQTRLTLGADGGPTLLLAHGTDDDPLGAAVVAHGDAGIEAELVVDPAHRRRGVGRALLDAVLAEAAGSPVSVWAHGDHPAARALADATGLDRARELLQLRASVAEARTGLGERQMPAGVALSSFTADDADDWVALNARAFASHPEQGRMTRGDLDDRVAEAWFDPASLLLARDADGRLAGFHWLKVDGGQAEVYVLGVDPDRAARGLGSALLAAGLDLLAERGHDEVDLYVEADNTPALALYRRAAFRDAAVDVQYRRA
- a CDS encoding response regulator transcription factor, yielding MAQLLILTSSADTDVLPALGLLSHRTRHIQADAASLVNAPAADLVLVDARRDLASAKSLCKILTTTGGGTPLILVLTEGGLTAVSADWGATDVILDSAGPAEVDARVRLVIGRAALEHTGSKIQASGVVIDEASYSAKVHGKPLDLTFKEFELLRFFASHPSRVFTREQLLSEVWGYDYFGGTRTVDVHVRRLRAKLGDLESLIGTVRNVGYRFNVYEEDSERVPAPAGA
- a CDS encoding FABP family protein, with amino-acid sequence MIEIPTGLPAELVPLSWLLGVWEGSGVVEYAVGDETVRREFGQRISFSHDGLPHLNYSSYAWIEGDDGPVPFVTETGYWRLRRRVTDGDPGPAMLPPTDERPFTTAEEVETLCNADGGFDVEVALVHPGGVSELYVGQVKSARIDLATDAVLRTEGAKSYTGATRLYGFVERDLLWAWDIAALGQPLRTHASGRVSHVD
- the ygfZ gene encoding CAF17-like 4Fe-4S cluster assembly/insertion protein YgfZ, which gives rise to MSTEPDPAVARSPFLDLPGAVAADGPDAGVPAHLGSLVQEQRALAAGTAIVDLSHRAVLSVTGEDRLTWLDSITSQSLRGLAPGDSAETLFLDQNGRLEHAVGVLDDGVSTWLLLGAGDAASLLAYLQRMRFMLRVEPADRTAEMAVIGTLGEPDLPVAAPAGVPLVWRDPWAHVVPGGHQYAAAASHPGEGWTWSERLVPRSELPGVAARAASGDLPVAGVLAAEALRIAAWRPRFATEVDDRTIPHELDWLRSAVHLSKGCYRGQETVAKVHNLGRPPRRLVLLQLDGSDAVLPGAGSEVRLPAADDGAPGEVVGSVTSSALHHELGPVALAVVRRNVDPALQLEVVADDVRVQAMQDVIVPTDAGRSADVPRLPRLGAVRR
- a CDS encoding FUSC family protein, which encodes MRSAAERARERSARAARTLRHRADPRAALLRLWGSAPAALQIAIAATGGWAFAHHVLGHDTPLLATTVTITSLGFVRDARPVRVLETAIGMTVGITLSEVLLLGIGRGAWQLFVIILATLLVARLLSSNAAFAVAAGVQAVLVALLPAPPGGVFVRSVDGLVGGAVALLATALIPRDPRRQALREARRVFSECSYALTSLVTALRLGDATAADRALDRLRRTQPLIDAWSAAADSALSIARISPFLRRHVPELREQRRVLDGMDLAVRNLRVISRRIDFLVVDGVRRPMLAELLATVSNGVNLLGQSLADPSAAPLAQQNLVLVAVRLDPRELIPGAPVGEVMLVMLLRPLLVDLQVASGIDADTARRALPEV
- a CDS encoding zinc metalloprotease — translated: MRITRPTIICTLAVVALAAAMAAPAPAQAAAAPYRVEAAAPKGQVAVEEVTVVLVDPQGVAPDYTREDVASNLAKVDAYYANETGGRVRVHATSISDWQVPDDPGVRCDDFASVNAFAQRYSGFTPGPDAHLMAMVPHDDACAQFSNGSEGEGVNDGGFVFIGQDLPTTLAHELGHNMSLFHASSVRCSDSWDYDERAMPASCTRSEYGNDADLMGNAYTFLPFTAGTLDRLGLISHRVVPTCGATRRIDIQTMSSGFDAQRIVSWADPEDPSVSWFVQYRDVVDGQEYAAVDDSPYADRDIRPSGVQLSRTDPLYPEATSIAVRPGDTSVTAQRLVPGDEADLRHGMSVSVVGMDEDAHLATVDVTVPCGAGGRTVEPTRSDARSIPSGAIMQQAPGMPSMLGEPSGRPGAAAMPGMPAMPAMPGMSAMSDIDHAAMGMQPPGAATISVPGPRWNVARILRAS
- a CDS encoding class I SAM-dependent methyltransferase is translated as MPVPASPVGSVTRGTTNTNRLRRVDRWIATLDSLRTADAPLVVDLGYGASGITALEMHRRLRATRPDVRVVGIEIEPGRVARAREQLAAWPDASARERISFVRGGFEVPLPGGERATVIRAFNVLRQYDEADVPAAWARMAARLAPGGSVVEGTCDEIGRVASWVDVREDGPRSLTVSLRLAGLELPSIVAERLPKALIHRNVPGERVHEVLALLDRSWILSAPLGVYGPRQQWLGAVRRMRDAGVPVEGGHARWRLGELTVPWSAVAPQPDRP
- a CDS encoding phosphoglyceromutase, encoding MAEPRTLVLLRHGNSDWNQKNLFTGWVDVELSEQGVAEGQRAGELLAESGILPDVLHTSVLIRAIDTANIALKRAGRSWIPVQRTWRLNERHYGALQGKDKAQTLAEYGPEQFATWRRSFDVPPPPIADDDEYSQSADPRYADLGDTLPRTECLKDVIERMLPYWESDIQPDLASGRTVLVTAHGNSLRALVKHLDGISDADIAELNIPTGIPLVYRLDEDFRPIVPGGEYLDPEAAAAGAAAVAAQGSKK
- the phoU gene encoding phosphate signaling complex protein PhoU, encoding MREVFQQELHEVQERLIEISALVAISIENATRAFNESNVSLAETVIEQDRRIDELATSLDELAINILARQQPVARDLRIVVSALRISASLERMGDLAEHIAQLSRYRFPDKVVPKSLRPTFLELGQLDVAIARKLTDLLTTEDAKLAEEIRNDDDRIDELHLSVFDKVLGETWKGAAVDTVDSTLASRYHERFADHAVSIAKTVQYLATGDWVQADA
- a CDS encoding sensor histidine kinase; the protein is MDTGALVLVCLLIGLAVGAGFVWLLHHAADRGDRAVEITNPVVPDGVDEVLEALESAGIVLDPSNNVMKASPGAISSGLVFHQALVHPELVTMVDRVRRSGEPLAEEVSLARGPFGAAEFQMHVRVARLGTRYVLLLAQDRTESHRLDQVRRDFVANISHELKTPIGAVGLLAEALDSCADDAVQVRRFAARLTTESARLARITQEIIELSRLEAANALEKAEPVDVDHVISVALDQVRLGAELRGIELARGKRSRSTVYGDEALLVVAVANLLSNAVNYSPDGSRVGIGVMVDDGAVEVVVADQGIGIPEDEQSRIFERFFRVDQARARDTGGTGLGLSIVKHVVQNHGGDVRVWSRPGRGSTFTIRLPEASQTPALAGTDIGEPT
- a CDS encoding response regulator transcription factor, whose protein sequence is MTRIMLVEDEASLSEPLAFLLQREGYEVDVVEDGPAAVAAFEKDGTDLILLDLMLPGLPGTEVCREIRTRSAVPIIMLTAKDSEVDIVVGLELGADDYVTKPYSTRELLARIRAVLRRRVEVDDEPLNVLEVGSVRMDVERHTVEVDGREIAMPLKEFELLELLLRNAGRVLTRGQLIDRVWGSDYFGDTKTLDVHIKRIRSKIEREPSDPVLLVTVRGLGYRFEA